In Miscanthus floridulus cultivar M001 unplaced genomic scaffold, ASM1932011v1 fs_452_1_2, whole genome shotgun sequence, the DNA window CCAGCTGGGGGCGCGGCCGTGGCTGGCGAGACCTATGGTTGCACCACCCGTGCACAACGCCAGCACCAGTAGCACTATTGTGCGTGCCTCCGGCGATGTTGGCTGGCCGGGCTCCCTCAACCAGGGGGCGCTTGCCCCGCTCAGCAGCAACGTTGCCGTGAGAACCTCCGACGATGAGGCGTGGCTTGGCACGCTCAGCAAAGGCGACATCTAGAGCTGCGACCCTTGGCGAACTACGTTGAGGTAGGAGATTGGGGAGTTGACCGACAACCTCTCCACGTCGGAGTCCTCAAGGTCCTCATCCACCAAACGATGAGCCTTGGAACACCCCATAGAGCCATCCCTAGGGTGGAAGGGGAAGGCGAGGGGGATAGAGATGACGACGGGCTAGGCATGAAGGGATGGACGAGGAAGATGTCGAGCCCCAATGCCGGAGGAGGCTGCTGTGGCGAGCTAGGCGCCgagtcatcttcatcatccaagACGTCCTCGACGAGGACCTACGACTCATCCTCCATCAGCCGCGTCTTGAGCTAGACGAAGGAGGTTCCCCCGACGGTAGGTCGGACATCCTTAGACCCGATTAGGGGCAACGAGCTGCCATCAGGCGCAGCCAGAGGCGAGGAGCTAGTGGCCCTGCGTGACCCCTGCTGTGGCAGGGTCATTGGAGTGCTAGCATAGGAAGAGCCAGCAGCGTCGACATCCGGAGGGGCGCCGGTGGAGGAACCCAAACCGTGCGGTGGCAGCAGTGGATGGGGAGCCCTAGATCTGGACCCCACGACAGCATCCCCAGCCCTCGCGACAACGTCGAATGGCGTGGTGGCCACCGAGAGGGGGTGTCAGATATCTATATCTGGGTATCCGAGCTAAAGGATTTACGAGCGTCATGTcggctcatccgatggttaaggacGCAACTGTAGCCTCGTCCGACCACCAGGGGCCAGGCCATGCCTCATCCAACTCTAAGGATGAGGTTTCCACCTCATTTGACCCTGAGGCGTGGGCTCTGTCTCTGAGGATGAGGTTTTCACCTTGTCCGAGCCTGAGGCGTGGGCTCCGACTCCGAGGATGAGGTttctgcctcgtctgaccccgGGCGTGGTCTCTGACTCCGAGGATGAGGTTTTCACCTTGTTCgaccccaaggcatgggctcCGACTCCTTCAACCCTAGGGCCTAGGCTCCAACTTGTCCGGTCCcatggggagggctccgcctcgttcgaccccGAGGGTCAGATTCCATCTCGCCCGGCCCCTAGGGAGAGATTTCTACCTCGCCCATTCCCTAGGGGTTGGATTTGCTACCGGACAAAAGCAGTGGCCCCAGGGTGGGACCCAAACCGCTTCATCCACTACGGCATGGAGGCACACACCCAGGAGCACGTCTCGGGCGCGTCCTGATGCTACTGGCGGTCGCATTAGGCCATGCTAGGAGACTCACGTCGCCCATTGCGTCTACAGGCTAGCACTATGCAGGCCAACTCCCTGCTTGACCACTATCCAACGCCAATCAACCAGCGTtagttgactggcactgtaccaCCAGCCCCCAGTATGGCCTCTgtcaggggaccctttgaccatttcATCCGCTtagatgggatggaagacaagaacggcGCACGACGCCTGCACGTATGCTGCAGCGGCCAATAGGACCCCGGTGCAACTCCGCTGCCACCATGATCTATAGGGTCATTGGGACCCACACGAAGAGGAGGACGGCACACCCccgggagccttatttctctttcttttttccttctTTCCTTCTCTGGGTCTCTGGTATCCTGTtctctccccttggtctataaaagggatggCCGAGCACCATTTAGGAAGGGAGATCGATCGACCGATAGATCGAGCAATAGAAGCATCGAGCAATCGAACCATAGGGACTTaggagctcctccctctctcgctagttttgtaccccctactacaaactcagtgctagtaacacgagcagtccGAAACTAGAggtagggatattcagcccgaaccaatataatctttgtgtcctcttagcacaccattcgggtcagacacgcaatattacaaatttactcgttggtgtttactcaaaacaccgatagttggcgtgctaggtaggggccttttgcacgtctcgacatcaacaccaggcctcggatgacTAGTCACGACATCACCTGGGTCCCGGGCGAGCACGTGCGCTTTGAGGACCTAGACTTTATcatcacgatggagggagagctGGCGTGGGCACCCATTGTCAttcaacctctccactccaccggcctcgacaTGATCACCGAGACGCTTGAGGAGCTACGGCTGCACGCACCAGAGGCTCGTGCCCCCGGGAGtggccagctcctcgacttcgactatgggaggttaaAGCGTCAGCTCGGTGTCTTCCTGGGACCCCAACCATCCCGGGAGGGCCTGTATCatctcaccttcttgttcgccaatGTCGTGGCATAGCTTACTGGGGGAGAACCGCTCTctccagaatacctcatccggagcatcCCGACAGTGCTCCCGTTCGGTCTTCGCAACGCtacagagaccattggccaccttgtggcataaTGAATGATTCCATCCCccacgaacaacgagttcatgggggtgatcgaacatgtcGTGGAGTCTTTTCATGACATCCTTGTAGAGGAGCCAGAGTCGCcctctggctctaactccagtagggggagccatcacccctctcgtgaatacTTTATGATAGGTACCTctgagggacacatcgaaagcatccatgagaaGGAGGCTACCTCGATGAATGACCTCGACGACGAGGTCGAGGGAGATACAGGAGCCCCATCCCgcctatgggtggagcagctgaaggcctggcacctagagcttgaggaagcgTGACTCCAGGGGGCGTGCATGCGCCATGGCCATGACGTGAACCGgtggatcatcgaggatgatcaagtgctccCGCACTTCACCAGGGGAAGCTAGAACATTGCTGCTATGGTAGCCTTGCTCGGGGGGCTTCTAGTGCCTACGATGCTCGAGGATCaacgggcccatcatgagattcacacgctgctcgagcgtgtggCTCCGCAGCAGgtcgagagctcgctgtctcagCGATGGGAGCttgacgccagccagcgcacgccctcaatGCAACTTGACAAGGACGCATTAGTCCACTAGGCGCCACAtggtagcaggccatgcatcataGTTCTGGTGCAGGAGCATCTCGGGCACAACCGTGATGTGCGTAGCGATGCGGGGGAGAGGGCTAGCCATGGTTACCACCCTCGACGGGGCGGATGATATGACTGTGAGGAGGACCAGAGTCATAGCCCTAAACCAATGGGGCCCTAGGCCTTCGGTTGGCATATCCTCAAGGCAGCGCTCCTGCCCCGATACCGCCTGTCAACTagcatcccaaaatactctagggaaatgaaccctggcttgtggctcgaggactactGACTCGCCTATCGAGCCAGCGGTGCGGCCAGTGACGACTTCATCATCCACAATCTCCCCCTGTTCCTGGCCAACTTGGCATGAACATAGCTGGAGCAACTTTCGCCCAACTACATTTAGAGATGGGTGGACCTGAAACaaatcttcgtggggaacttctagggcacttaCACGCGCTCTAGGAACCCCTAGGACTTGAAGAACTACCGATAGAAGTTAGGAGAGACTCTCTGtgagtacatccgatgcttctcccgatagtgcaacgagctccccaaTATCGTCGATGTCGACGTCATCGAAGCCTTCCTATcagggaccacctatgagtccctggtccataagttgggacataagggcccatggactaccaaggaactcatCGACATCGTGACCAGTCACTCTTCCgatgaggaggcggttggagcaatTTTTTATCGCTCaagaggcaaggcaaagcagaACGTGGACGCTGACAAAGGCCCCTCCGACCTCTCAAATAAGAAGAAGAATCAAAAATAGCGGGGGGGCTCACTCATGGCCACCGCCGAGCAAAAAGCTGATCGAGTGCTGGCCAAGGGCACCCCCGATCACTTCGACaagctgctcgaggggccatgcccaaaccatgctttcctcgTTAAACACATGTACAAGGACTGCTCCCTCATGAAGCGCTTCTTCACCAGAGGCTCCAAGAaatgggagcagaagaagaagcccGAGGCTCCAAGGACGGCGGCTTTCCATTgtcggatggctgcctcatgatctttggtgggccggAGGCATATGGCTCCAagggccgacagaagctcgtgcACTGAGAGGTTTACGAAGTTGAGCCTACCACGCCCACTTTCCTTAAATGGTCAGGGTCTCCCATAACCTTCGGCCGATCCGACCACCTGGGTAACATCACACACCTAGGCAGGTACCCACTTGTGGTTGACCCTATCGTTGgcacgaagtggctcaccaaggtactgatggatggaggcagcggcctcaacatcatgtacgccaagacgctcgacgccatgggcatcgatcaAGTGCGCATCCGACCGACcggagcgcctttccacggcatcgtgcctagaaagcaggccgtgccacttgggcagatcgatgtGCCCATCCCCTTTGGGTctccatccaactataggacggagaccctcaccttcgaagtggttgggttccatggaacctaccatgccatcctaggatgaccatgctacatgaagttcatggccatccccatctacacctacctcaagctcaagatgccgagcctatgcggggtcatcaccgtcggcacttcTTTTTAGAGGGCCTACGAGTGTGAGATCGAGAGCTGTGAGCTTGCTTCAGCAACCCTCACTTCCGAGGAGCTCGCAGCCATCAGGAAGGACATCACTGAAGGAGCGCCTGACGCGAAGCGGGCGACCGGATCCTGTGAGCCAATGGAGAAtgtcaaggaggtcctcatcGACCCTGACAACTCCACCGACAAGACAGTGTGCATCGGCACAGCCCTCTCCCCCAAGTAGGAAGGCACGCTCGTTGTCTTCCTCCACGCCAatcgagacatctttgcatggaaaccctcggatatgccaagaATTCCAAGGGaaatcgccgagcatgccttgaagatcaggccaggttcTAGGCCGGTCAAACAACGCCTGTGCCACTTCAACAAGGAGAAGCAAAGGCTCATCGGTGAGGAAATCGCTAAGCTCTTGGAGGCTagtttcatcaaggaagtataccacccagagtggttgccCAATCCTATTCTAGTAGAAAAGAAAAgtaggaaatagagaatgtgcgttgactacATGAGCCTCAATAAGGCATGCCCGAAGGATTCATTTCCTTTACCACATATAGATCAGGTAGTTGACTCGACCTCGGGGTGCGTATccctatgcttccttgatgcatactctaggtaccattagatcacgatgaaagagtccgaccaactcgtgACCTCTTTTATCACCCTGTTCGGATCGTTCTACTATGTTACAATGCCGTTCAGACttaagaacgctagggctacgtaccaacattgcatgaccaaatgctttggagacctcatcgggcggaccgttgaggcttacgtggatgacatcgtagtcaagtccaagcagaCCAACCAACTCGTGGctaacctagagcagaccttcaggaAGCTCTGGgagaacggcatcaagctcaaccttgAGAAATGCGTCTTTGGGGTCCCAATGGGCATGCTGCTTggattcatcatctccgagcatggcatcaaagccaacccggtAAAAATCTTAGCCATCACGAAGATGGGCCTGATTTCGAACCTAAAGGGAGTTCGGAAGATTACCGGGTGCCTCACAGCGCTTAGTCGCTTCATTTCGTGCCTCGGCGAATGGGGGCTCCACCTTTACCGGCTCTTGAAGAAAACCAACCAATTCACATGGATGCctaaggctcaggaggcgcttgacaagctcAAAGTGCTCCTGACGAAGGCCCCGATTCTGGTCCTATCGGCTGAGGGAGAGACGCTCCTACTCTACGTCGCAGCTACAACTCTGGTGGTCAGTGCCGCCTTGGTTGTAGAATGgggagaagagggacacaccctaaAGGTATAGtgccccatgtacttcattagcaaagTCTTGTTTGActccaagacacgctacccctaGATCAATAAGCTCCTATACGTCATCCtgatcaccaagagaaagttgcgccactacttcgactc includes these proteins:
- the LOC136531812 gene encoding uncharacterized protein is translated as MDGGSGLNIMYAKTLDAMGIDQVRIRPTGAPFHGIVPRKQAVPLGQIDVPIPFGSPSNYRTETLTFERAYECEIESCELASATLTSEELAAIRKDITEGAPDAKRATGSCEPMENVKEVLIDPDNSTDKTVCIGTALSPK